From Synechococcus sp. A10-1-5-1, a single genomic window includes:
- a CDS encoding CHAD domain-containing protein — MQGAMHENLRRIISLQSDVLADQDPEPLHQLRVNLRQLKTLRLQFSALGVWPEEFSAPRIAKLCRRLGLTRDLDVLRQRIDASLLPLLPEAEVVAIKPFRKQLKRERRLAFAELSETLRSQRYLKMLSRLQAWIKAPIGTALAAEPLHDWLPELQGQLIGDLFLLPGWMVPDASEPSSAAVLHQLRKRLKTLRYGLAHFHQAAVVEHGSLLAQLKALQDCLGDLNDLVVLRGALRTSLDLNPKKALPRFSDQLDAAHDQAWLRWLELSRAWLTKGDRLRLYQRLLVLTDA; from the coding sequence GTGCAGGGGGCCATGCACGAGAACCTCAGGCGGATCATTTCCCTGCAGTCCGATGTTCTGGCGGATCAGGATCCGGAACCTCTGCATCAGCTCAGGGTCAACCTTCGCCAACTGAAAACCCTTCGGCTGCAGTTCTCGGCCCTCGGGGTCTGGCCTGAGGAGTTCAGTGCGCCGCGCATTGCCAAACTCTGTCGTCGGCTGGGACTCACGCGCGATCTGGATGTATTGCGTCAGCGGATCGATGCATCCTTGTTGCCGCTGCTTCCCGAGGCCGAAGTGGTGGCGATTAAACCGTTTCGGAAGCAACTCAAGCGGGAGCGTCGACTGGCTTTTGCTGAGCTCAGTGAGACCCTGCGCAGTCAGCGCTACCTGAAGATGCTCTCTCGGCTGCAGGCCTGGATCAAAGCTCCTATCGGTACCGCCCTTGCCGCGGAGCCCCTGCACGATTGGCTGCCGGAGCTCCAGGGTCAGCTGATCGGCGATCTCTTTCTGTTACCGGGCTGGATGGTTCCTGATGCCAGCGAACCCAGCTCGGCTGCCGTTCTGCATCAGTTGCGCAAGCGACTGAAAACGCTCCGCTACGGCCTGGCACATTTTCATCAGGCCGCCGTTGTGGAGCATGGCTCCCTGCTGGCTCAGCTCAAGGCTCTGCAGGATTGTCTGGGTGACCTCAACGACCTAGTGGTGCTGCGAGGAGCCCTGCGTACCAGCCTTGATCTCAATCCCAAGAAAGCGCTGCCGCGGTTCTCTGATCAGTTGGACGCTGCCCACGATCAGGCCTGGCTGCGTTGGTTGGAGCTCTCCCGGGCCTGGCTCACCAAGGGCGATCGATTGCGCCTTTATCAACGGTTGCTGGTGCTAACCGATGCTTAA
- a CDS encoding cell wall metabolism sensor histidine kinase WalK, producing MTAQTALQLALGFALGGLIVGLWHGGKRKQAVVLTRLRRRQPIPELQLREWISSAPQGWLVLDGANRIEIINHRAESLLVRESSLAPQLHHLNDLEPSAELLHLLELCRNTGLAQRGEWSIGRADLSVRVMPGERGWLALQIEGSNPLKLQLQQQEQWVSDVAHELKTPITALRLVSESLSLKAEGRQAVLVERLEKELARLQKLVGDLLDLSRLDNTLASPSRRPATLDPRDVIDQTWSTLQELALPRGIQLRVEPKNDQARQVCVEPARLHQALFNLIENALRFSPDGSSIELTIEERNRWCLIAVRDHGPGLSETDLDRMFERFYRGDPSRARGPRNGSGLGLAIVRQIALSQGGLVRARNHPEGGAVLELFLPRA from the coding sequence ATGACAGCCCAAACCGCCCTGCAACTGGCCCTCGGTTTTGCCCTCGGCGGCCTCATTGTTGGGCTCTGGCACGGCGGGAAGCGCAAGCAAGCCGTGGTGCTGACGCGACTGCGGCGCCGGCAACCGATCCCTGAGTTGCAGTTGCGCGAATGGATCAGCTCCGCCCCGCAAGGCTGGCTCGTGCTCGATGGTGCGAACCGGATCGAGATCATCAATCACCGCGCTGAATCACTCCTGGTTCGAGAAAGCTCTCTGGCCCCCCAGCTCCACCACCTCAATGACCTTGAACCCAGCGCCGAGCTCTTGCACCTGCTAGAGCTTTGCCGCAACACAGGACTCGCCCAACGGGGTGAATGGAGCATTGGCCGCGCCGATCTCTCCGTACGCGTCATGCCCGGAGAACGGGGCTGGCTGGCACTGCAGATTGAAGGAAGCAACCCGCTCAAACTGCAACTCCAGCAACAAGAACAGTGGGTCAGTGATGTGGCCCATGAACTCAAGACCCCGATCACAGCGCTGCGGTTGGTCAGTGAAAGCCTCTCCCTCAAGGCCGAAGGTCGCCAGGCGGTTCTCGTGGAGCGCCTGGAGAAAGAGCTCGCGCGACTGCAGAAGTTGGTGGGGGACCTGCTGGATCTCTCCAGGCTGGACAACACCCTGGCAAGCCCCAGCCGGCGACCAGCAACCCTCGATCCCAGAGACGTCATTGATCAGACCTGGTCCACCCTGCAAGAGCTCGCCTTGCCAAGGGGCATCCAACTCAGGGTCGAGCCCAAGAACGATCAAGCCAGACAGGTCTGCGTCGAGCCAGCTCGGTTGCACCAAGCACTCTTCAACCTGATCGAGAACGCGCTGCGATTCAGCCCCGATGGCAGCAGTATCGAACTCACCATCGAAGAGCGGAATCGCTGGTGTCTGATCGCCGTGCGCGACCACGGCCCCGGCCTAAGCGAAACCGATCTGGATCGCATGTTCGAGCGTTTCTACCGGGGCGATCCCTCCCGAGCTCGGGGGCCAAGAAACGGGAGCGGCTTGGGGCTGGCGATCGTTCGACAGATTGCCCTGAGCCAAGGGGGTCTAGTGCGGGCGCGAAACCACCCGGAGGGAGGCGCCGTGCTGGAACTCTTCCTGCCCAGGGCTTGA
- a CDS encoding Crp/Fnr family transcriptional regulator, which translates to MVFTPSHSSSFRGMLEDTFRRRDLVTLTAGSRVPMLRNHVWLVARGMVKLSSMNEQGEDVLLALAGPNEPFGEPLSNLDLYEATTLSDCDLLCLPMEEIQQAPHLAQTLMLALISRTRQSEALIALLGRRRVEDRVRGFLELLAEEYGQPCEDGLRLNLRLTHQDIAGALCTTRVTVTRILGLLREEGWLKQDSQRQLVISNLPI; encoded by the coding sequence ATGGTTTTCACGCCTAGCCATTCCTCGAGCTTCCGAGGAATGCTCGAAGATACTTTCCGTCGCCGCGATCTCGTCACCCTGACCGCCGGTAGCCGCGTGCCCATGCTTCGCAACCACGTTTGGTTGGTGGCGCGTGGCATGGTCAAGCTGAGCTCGATGAATGAGCAGGGGGAAGATGTTCTTCTAGCACTCGCCGGTCCGAACGAACCTTTCGGCGAGCCTCTCAGCAACCTGGATCTCTACGAGGCCACGACGTTGAGTGATTGCGATCTGCTCTGCCTTCCCATGGAGGAGATTCAGCAGGCCCCGCATCTTGCACAGACACTGATGTTGGCGCTGATCAGTCGTACCCGTCAGTCCGAGGCTTTGATTGCGCTTCTGGGACGTCGCCGTGTTGAAGACCGGGTGCGCGGCTTTCTGGAATTGCTTGCTGAGGAGTATGGCCAGCCCTGTGAGGACGGTCTACGCCTGAATCTGCGATTAACCCACCAGGACATTGCCGGTGCGCTGTGCACCACTCGCGTCACCGTGACCCGGATCTTGGGTTTGCTGCGGGAGGAGGGTTGGCTGAAGCAGGACAGTCAGCGCCAGCTGGTGATTAGCAACCTGCCGATCTAA
- a CDS encoding response regulator transcription factor produces the protein MTVLSPGRNGTRLLVVEDDDTIRDTVCEALEIEGFSVTAATNGQSAWDRLKREPFELIVLDVMLPGINGLDLCRQLIELPQRPLVLMVSARDTETDRVLGLELGADDYLVKPFGIRELVARCRALLRRHQPSDQQASELKTENLSLFPAECRVCLDGLELKLSPKEFKLLELFMQHPKRVWSREQLIEQVWGFDYIGDNKTVDVHIRWLREKIEVDPSKPTKLITVRGFGYRFG, from the coding sequence ATGACGGTGCTCTCCCCAGGCCGCAACGGAACACGGCTGCTGGTGGTCGAAGACGATGACACCATCCGGGACACGGTCTGCGAAGCGCTCGAAATCGAAGGCTTCAGCGTCACGGCAGCGACCAACGGCCAGAGCGCCTGGGATCGCCTCAAACGTGAACCGTTTGAACTGATCGTCCTCGATGTGATGCTCCCGGGCATCAACGGTCTCGATCTCTGCCGCCAACTGATCGAGCTGCCGCAACGCCCCCTGGTGCTGATGGTGAGCGCCCGGGACACCGAAACCGATCGCGTGCTGGGCCTGGAACTGGGGGCCGATGACTACCTGGTCAAGCCCTTTGGCATCCGTGAGCTGGTGGCCCGTTGCCGCGCTCTACTGCGGCGCCATCAACCCAGTGACCAACAGGCAAGCGAACTCAAGACGGAGAACTTGAGCCTGTTCCCCGCCGAATGCCGCGTCTGCCTCGACGGGCTCGAGCTCAAGCTCTCCCCCAAGGAGTTCAAGTTGCTGGAGCTCTTCATGCAGCACCCCAAACGGGTCTGGAGCCGCGAGCAATTGATTGAGCAGGTCTGGGGCTTCGACTACATCGGTGACAACAAAACCGTTGATGTCCACATCCGCTGGTTGCGCGAAAAGATCGAAGTGGACCCCTCCAAACCCACCAAGCTGATCACGGTGCGCGGCTTTGGCTATCGCTTCGGATAG